In the Pseudomonadota bacterium genome, TAACCTATATAGCTTGATGCATCCGCCCTTATTATTGCTTTCATTTTGTAAAAATCCCTTTTAGTTCTGGAAAAATGTCAGCGATATACATCACAAATTCCACTGGTTTAACAGGTTTTCTCTGTTCGTTAAGCACAACAAAACCATCACCTGATTTGACAATCGAATATAATGGTTTTTGAACCAAGCTTTCGGCATATAAATTCACATCCTTTATTTTGACATCCGAGTTTATCTTTGCAATCTCCGGATGGTCATCAAGCCACGTGTAAACGTCTTTTAAAGAAATCGGTGAACCTTTATAAAGTCCTTTATAAATATGCCTGATAAGTTCAAGATCAACAGGATAATCTACGGTCATGCGATATTCAGGTCTACAAAGATCATGTTCGATTTCAATTCCGAGGATTTTAAATTTTTCCATATTCTCCCGGATATATATACTCATGGCAGGCCCACGGTAATGCTTATGAACCTCCAGGAGTGCCTTATATGAAATAAGTTCCGATAATGTCCCATACATGGCAATCAGATTGGAAACATATATATAATCGCGGTATTCCTTCTTAAATTCGCTGACAAATCTGCCAGCACTATCAATATCGAATAACGGGGTATCGCAGCTTATTCTGATTATGGCATCAGCCTTTTCTTCTTCACAGAGAGCATTGATCCGGTCAACGATATCCTGTTCCGCACCTGCATACCATTTGCACCCGATGCGTTCGGCTTCTTTAATTAATTTTGAATTTGCCGAGTTTTTCGAAGTCGCAAGGTAGACATCGTCAAGCCCTTCGATATGTCGTGTCCTTTCAACAACATGCTCAAACATTGTTTTTCCTTCAATTTCACGAAGCACTTTTCCAGGAAGTCTCGTAGAGGACATCCGTGCTGTTATTGTTCCAATAACCTTAGCCATATAAATCACTCTCCGGTTTTTTTATCTTTCACACCTTGTTTTTTGTAAAAATTAGTTAAAAAGTTTGCATAAATTTTTTTATCAACTGGAAATTTATAGAACATCAACCTGTTTCGAATTTTTGCAAAGAATATAAAAAAATTGTTCTTCAGCTTATCAATGATGCTCGATATCTGGTGGTTACCCAGCCTTACTGCCGATTCCATATTTATGTAGTATGAAACAGCTTCTGCAAATTTTCCATCAATTTGCCATGGCCTGGCATATTCTGCTGAAGTATATAATTTGATAACATCTTCATTAATCCATGACTCAAGATTCCCCGGCTCATGTAAAAACCCGTCTTTAATCAATCCTTCTGTCAGTTCGCATTTTGGATATGGCCTGAAAGTTCCTATCCCGCATGTGAAAAAAGGGTATTTTCTCAATTTGTTTATAAACATTATTGTTTTTTTGATATCCTCACTTGTTTCGCCCGGTACTTCTATCATGAAGGACGATCTCGCATATATTCCATGCTCATTACATTTCATTACTGCATTTTCAGCCTGATCAGGTGTTATGCCTTTTTTCATGATTTTAAGCGTATGAGAAGAACCAGACTCAATGCCAAGAGCAAGTTGTACAAGACCGGACCGTTTGCAGAGATTCAACGTCTCGTCGTTTAAAATACGGTCATTAAAGTAATCACAGCGACTCTCCCCGTCCCATGTGATTTTAATGCCTTTCCTGATAATGCCCTCACAAATGTCCCGTGCCCTTTTGATATCTACAAAAAAATTGTCCTCAATCATTTTCACATGGGTTATGCCGAATTTTTTCACAATATATTCCAGTTCATCAACAACCTTGGGGGCGCTCTTTTTCCTATACTTCATATTATTGGTCACGACGTTGATGCAAAATGTACATTGAGAAGGACAACCCCGGCTGCTTTCATATGGTAGCCAACGTATAGGTTTTCTTACAGATTCAGGGAATTTGTCAGTCAGAGAACTTGTTATGAAACGCTCTAAATTGGGGTCCATATCATATTCCGGAAGAGGAAGCATATCAAGATCAAGCATTTCTTTCAGGAATATTGCCTTTTCAGGTTTCTCACCACTTTGTAAAACATTTGCTATCTTTAGAAGATGTTCCTCGCCTTCCCCTGCAACTGCATAATCAATATACCTGCTTGAAGCCATCTGTTCAGTAAATAGGGTGCAATGCCAACCCCCTGCAACAACAGGGACGCTTGAGTGTTCCTTTATAAACTTCACAATATTATAGGTATCGGGGACTTCCGAGGTGAGAAGCGTAATTCCGGCTAAAAGAGCATCTTCGAGTTCGTTTCCTATTGCTTTAAGATGATCTTTTTCAAAAGCTGTGTTTATGATCTTGACTTCATATCCTGCCGATTTAAGCATGGAGCCTAAGGAGATTAAACTCAACGGTGGGTAGTTGTTATAGTTATAAATATTATGTGGTCTGATTAAAATTATTTTTTCCAACATATAAACCCCTTTCAATCCTGTATAATGCTTGCCAGCTCCTCAACACTTAACCACCTGTCATTTGTGTTGCTTGCATAAAAAAAGCCTTCCTTTAGCGGTTTGCCTCCATTTGCAGTGTGCACTTCGGATGTCCACCAGTGAAATTCCGGCTGTATAATAAAATAATCATCAAATTCGAGGGAATGCCGGGCGTCGTCTTCTGTGATTAAAACCTCATGGATCTTTTCTCCAGGCCTGATACCTACAATCTCATGCAGGCAATCAGGCGCTATTGCATTGGCTAAATCAACTAATTTCATGCTTGGAATTTTAGGAACAAATATCTCACCCCCCTCTGCAAGATCAAGACATTTCAATACAAACCTTACACCCTGCTCGAGGGTAATCCAAAAACGGGTCATTCTCGGGTCCGTAATGGGAATAACCCCGGTCTCTTTCTTTTTTTTGAAAAATGGTATTACACTTCCCCTGCTTCCTATAACATTGCCATAACGCACAACCGAGAATCTTGTATCTTTCCATCCTGCATAAGAGTTACCTGAAATAAATAATTTGTCCGAGCATAGTTTGGTTGCTCCATAAAGGTTAATCGGATTTGCAGCTTTATCGGTACTGAGAGCAACAACCCTTTTAACACCGCAATCTATAGCTGCATTAATAATATTTTCAGCACCCATGACATTTGTCTGAATTGCTTCAAAAGGATTTCTTTCACAGGCAGGCACCTGTTTCAGCGCAGCAGCATGGATGACATAATCAACACCATAAAAAGCCCTGTATAACCTGTCTTTGTCTCTCACATCCCCGATAAAGTACCTGAGACACTGGTAATCCCTTTCCGGAAAGCGGTAATCCTTTCCAGGAAAGATCTGTGACATTTCAAATTGTTTTAATTCATCCCGGCTGAAAACAATCAATTTTTCCGGTTTATATTCCTTCAGGATAATCTCCACGAACTTTTTCCCAAAAGAGCCTGTTCCGCCGGTTACCAGTATAGTTTTTCCATTAAATATCGACATAAATTCCCCTTTTC is a window encoding:
- a CDS encoding radical SAM protein; protein product: MLEKIILIRPHNIYNYNNYPPLSLISLGSMLKSAGYEVKIINTAFEKDHLKAIGNELEDALLAGITLLTSEVPDTYNIVKFIKEHSSVPVVAGGWHCTLFTEQMASSRYIDYAVAGEGEEHLLKIANVLQSGEKPEKAIFLKEMLDLDMLPLPEYDMDPNLERFITSSLTDKFPESVRKPIRWLPYESSRGCPSQCTFCINVVTNNMKYRKKSAPKVVDELEYIVKKFGITHVKMIEDNFFVDIKRARDICEGIIRKGIKITWDGESRCDYFNDRILNDETLNLCKRSGLVQLALGIESGSSHTLKIMKKGITPDQAENAVMKCNEHGIYARSSFMIEVPGETSEDIKKTIMFINKLRKYPFFTCGIGTFRPYPKCELTEGLIKDGFLHEPGNLESWINEDVIKLYTSAEYARPWQIDGKFAEAVSYYINMESAVRLGNHQISSIIDKLKNNFFIFFAKIRNRLMFYKFPVDKKIYANFLTNFYKKQGVKDKKTGE
- the pseB gene encoding UDP-N-acetylglucosamine 4,6-dehydratase (inverting); this translates as MSIFNGKTILVTGGTGSFGKKFVEIILKEYKPEKLIVFSRDELKQFEMSQIFPGKDYRFPERDYQCLRYFIGDVRDKDRLYRAFYGVDYVIHAAALKQVPACERNPFEAIQTNVMGAENIINAAIDCGVKRVVALSTDKAANPINLYGATKLCSDKLFISGNSYAGWKDTRFSVVRYGNVIGSRGSVIPFFKKKKETGVIPITDPRMTRFWITLEQGVRFVLKCLDLAEGGEIFVPKIPSMKLVDLANAIAPDCLHEIVGIRPGEKIHEVLITEDDARHSLEFDDYFIIQPEFHWWTSEVHTANGGKPLKEGFFYASNTNDRWLSVEELASIIQD
- a CDS encoding NTP transferase domain-containing protein, producing the protein MAKVIGTITARMSSTRLPGKVLREIEGKTMFEHVVERTRHIEGLDDVYLATSKNSANSKLIKEAERIGCKWYAGAEQDIVDRINALCEEEKADAIIRISCDTPLFDIDSAGRFVSEFKKEYRDYIYVSNLIAMYGTLSELISYKALLEVHKHYRGPAMSIYIRENMEKFKILGIEIEHDLCRPEYRMTVDYPVDLELIRHIYKGLYKGSPISLKDVYTWLDDHPEIAKINSDVKIKDVNLYAESLVQKPLYSIVKSGDGFVVLNEQRKPVKPVEFVMYIADIFPELKGIFTK